In the genome of Caldibacillus debilis DSM 16016, the window GTGGAGCAAATTTCGGATAAATACAAGTGCTTCCTAAGAACAACAGCTTTTTGACACCATTACGATATGCCGCATCAATAACGTTCGTTTGGATCATCAAATTGTCTCGGATAAAGTCAGCAGGATATTCATTATTGGCAACTATTCCTCCCACTTTTGCCGCTGCGAGAAACACATAATCCGGTTGTTCCCTCTCAAAAAATTCATCCACTTGGTTTTTATCCCTTAAATCTAATTCTTTTCTCGTTCTATAAACGAGGTTTTGGTAACCTTTTTCCCTTAACTTCCTCACTATGGCAGATCCTACCAAGCCTCTATGGCCAGCCACATATATTTTTGAATTTTTTTCCAACTTTTTCACCCTTTAGTATGCGTTTTTTGACCCAAACAGGACAAAAACAGTCCTTAAAATTAATTTTATATCTACTATTAAATTCCTTTCTTGTATATATTTCAAATCAAGTCTTACCCATTCTTCAAACGGAAGACTGTTTCTCCCATATACTTGCCAATAGCAAGTGAGCCCTGGTCTTACACTTAATCTTTGCCACTCATAAGAAGTATATTGGGCAACTTCTTCCGGGAGTGGCGGCCTTGGTCCCACTAAAGTCATTTCACCTTTTAATACGTTAAATAATTGCGGCAGTTCATCAATGCTCGTTTTTCTGATGAATCTGCCGACTTTAGTGACTCGCGGATCGTTTTTTATTTTAAATACGGGACCTGTCACTTCATTTTGGCTCATCAATTTGGGCTTTAATTCTTCCGCGTTGGCAACCATGGAGCGGAATTTATACATTGTAAATTCTTTTCCGTCTTTACCGACCCGAACTTGTTTAAAAATAACGGGCCCATTCCTATCTTCAAGCTTAATTAGTATGGCAACGATAATAAACAAAGGAGACAAAAAAATTATACCAAGAACGGATAATGCGATATCTAAGATTCTTTTGGTTACTAAATATGCTCTACTATCATTAGGTTTTACTTGTTGAAAGATTAAACTATTTGAATTCTGTTTTACGATGGTAGATTCATTAGAAGTTGTCACTTCCAATCACAAATCACATCCTTCTTTTTTCTTTTCATTTTCTTGAGCAAAAAATTTTGTTCCTTAGGATACCTCATAATTTCTGTTTCCTGTTTTTACTAGTCACTAATTTTTATATTTTCAGGCGCAAACACATCCGTTATTTCAATAAAGCCGAATAAAGCCGAGTTTTTCTATACCAACCGTTCAGTTTCAAATTTACAGGAGACAGATTCGTTGGACCGGATGAATCCTTGAATAGCTTGATGAGATAAATATTACCGTGTATGACTATTTCACATAGCATTTTTTAAAACAACAGATTTTCGAGTATTCCAATTAGCAAATCGATAATCGTAACGTCGGGTTTTTTCATCCGTCGTCCGTCCGACATAAACGATTGATGACAGGATTCACGTTAACCTTATTTTGAAAATTCTTTTAACGACTAAAAAAACCATCAATACTTTAAAAATCTCTTAAAAGAAATATGTAAAAATTCACAGATCATCCGATATAAAAAAGGAAATCTGCCCACATTGCCTTTAGAAAAAGGCCAGCAGGGCAGTTTTCTCCCGCAAAACGAACAATGGACGGACAGGTTGCTTTTCCAAGTATGTATTTTTGCGGGAAAAAGAAAGAAGCCATAGATAAACCGGATTGGTTTATGGGCTGGCGCATTAAATCGGTTTATCTATGGCTCTCAATTTGTGATGTATTTCATTTGGCATGATACACACTCAAACATCGGGCATCGAACCCGCCCTCACGCCACACTATCGACGACGAGCGTCTAAGGCAGGCAGATCCCTCTGCCGCCCACAGCATGGCCGAGTGCCTCCGTTGATAAAGGTAAGGAGACATCACCCTAAGTGATGTTCGCACCTTCCCAACTTCCCCTTCGATTACCCTCTGTTTAAAAAATTCCAAATAATCTCTTTCTCTTTATCTTTTCCGGAATTTCTTTATATACGGTCTGATTTTCTGCGGCCAGCCGGCCATTTTCCAAGAAGATTCCAAGGGTGTCCAAGCCGAACTTTTTCTCGATCGCATCGAACGCTTCCGCCATCCGGAAGCCTCGGGAACCGGTATTATGGGCGTCGGAAGCGACGAAATGGACCAGATTCGCTTCGATCAGCCGGAAGGAAAAATCCTGGATCTTTTTCCCGAACAGCCCGCAAACGCTGGCGGCGGTAACCTGGGACAGGGCACCCTTTTCCACCAGATCGTACAGTTTATCCGGCTGCTCGGTCAATTGCTGGTTCCGTTCCGGATGGGCGATGACCGGAACATATCCTTTCAATTGCAGTTCGTAAAAAAGACGATCGGTATAGGAAGGGACATGGTTGGAAGGGAATTCGATCAGGAGATACCGGGAATCGTTCAGCGGGGCGATTTCCCCCGTCTCCAGTTCCTCCGGCAGCTCCCCGAAAATCCGGATTTCCTGCCCGACAGACAAGGAAAGCGGAATGCCTTCGTCCGCAAAAACCGAATTCAATTCCGCCGTTTTCTCCGAAACTTTCGATCTCGGATTATCGAAAGCTCGCAATTTATGGTGAGGGGTGACGATGATTTTTTCAATCCCCTCTTTGACCGCTTCCCGGGCCATTTCGACGGATTCTTCCAAGCTTTGCGCCCCGTCGTCGACTCCGGGCAGGATGTGGCAGTGGATATCGATCATGGCCGTTCCCCCTCACCCGTTCATTCCCGCGGCTGGCACCGCCGCATTTCTATTCCGAATAGGCCGAAAGGCCTGCCATTTGTTTAATTTTGGCAATACGCATAATGCATATCCATCATATCATATTCTGGATTTTAAATAAAGGAGTCTCTTAGCTTCCGTAATAATAGTAATAGCTTTGTTTCACTTCTTTTTTATTGTTTAAAATGGCCCCCAAGAGCTTCCCGTTGGCGGCCAGCAGCAATTCCTTCGCCTTGACCGCGTAATCCCGCTCCGTTTTTCCGCTCGAGACGACAAAAAGGGTCCCGTCGCAAAGATTGGCCAAGATTTGCGCGTCGGTGACGGCCAAGATCGGCGGCGCATCGAACAGGACATAATCGAAATGTTTCTCCGCTTCCTTCAGCAGGTCGTGCATCGATTGGGAGGCCAGGATTTCCGCCGGGTTCGGCGGGATCGGGCCGCTCGTCATGACGTATAAATTTTCCACATCCGTCTTTCGGACGGCCTCGAGGACACTCGCCTGTTTCGTCAAAACATTGGTCAAGCCGATGGTGTTGGTGAACTGGAAGGTGATATGTACGGTCGGTTTTCGCATATCCGCGTCAATCAATAACACCCTTTTTCCCTGCTGGGCGAAAACGATGGCCAAATTGGCGATCGTCGTCGATTTCCCTTCCCCGGGCGCGGTGGACGTGACGACGATGGACCGGATTTCTTGGTCCACCGCGGAAAACTGGATATTCGTCCGGATCGTCCGGTACTGTTCGGTGATCGGCGATTTCGGATCCTGCTTGGCGATGAGCCCCCTGCGATGCTGATGCATGCCTTTTCTTTTTGCCTTCGCCATGTTTAACCCCTCTTTCTGCTGTGCGAACGGCTCTTTATGGTTTGCCCGTTCGCGGAAGATGAATCAAAGGTGGAAATGACCCCGAGAACCGGGAGCTCCAAGTATTTTTGGATATCCTCTTCCGTCTTGATCGTATTGTCCAGATATTCCAACAAAAAGGCGAGCCCGACGCCAAGCATCAATCCGACGACAAAGGCGATCGCCATGTTGAGCAGCGGTTTCGGTTTGACCGGCGTCAATTCTTTCGGCAATTCCGCCTTCGCCAAAATGCTTACGTTATCCACCTTCATGAGGGAAATGACTTCCCGTTGAAACACTTCGGCGATTTTGTTCGCGATCGTTACCGCCCGCTTCGGATCCTCGTCTTCCACGGAAACATTGACGACCTGGGAATCCTTTTCGCTTTGCACATTGATCTTTTCCTTCAATTCGTTTACCGACAGATCCAAATCCAGTTCGTCGATAACCTTGTCCAGGATTCTCGGGCTGGTGATGATCACATTGTAGGTGTTGACCAGCTGCAGGTTGGCCTGCACTTCGCTTATATTGTAGTATTCATTCGTCTGCGAGCGGTTCACGAGCAGTTGGGTGGAAACTTGGTAAACGGGGGTGATGAAAAAGTAGCTGATGATTCCTGCAATGGCCGTCGAAAGAAAGGTGATGGCGAGGATGAGCGCCAGTCTTTTCTTTAGTGTTTCAAATAACTCTTTCAGACTGATTGTTTCTTCCATGAAGTCCTCCTGAATCCCAAATTTTTTCCGGAACCGGTCAAAAAAACGAATCGGGATCCATGGCCGTTCGCCGGGACATCCTTTTCGTTTTGCCGGCCCTGGGCATTTTGACATCATTTAACAATTCACGACATTAATATACCATTTCTTTTCAAGTTTGTGTTTATTTTAAACTATTTTTATACAAGAATAATGTCATGGGCGGAATTTTCTTCCTTGAATTCTTCCGTAATAATAAAACATATTCCTATATTCAGAGACTTATCCTTGCTGCCATCCATGCTATTTGGATAAAATGGCCGTTTGATCGCATTTTCGGGATAGAAAAACCAGGAAAAATTTAGTACGATACGGATATAAGGCTGCGTTGGCCAAAAACCCTTGCTTCGCCATCGTCCGCTATCATTAATAGAAATCATAGTGAATTTATCGAATTTTGGCAAGTCGTATCATGTAAAATTTTCATTAAATTTGCCGCAGGGTATTTTATAAATCGATCAGCCGGCGGTCTTGCGATGCCAAAAATTTGGGATGGAGGTTCGATATGGTTCAGCGTCTCTTCGCGTTGCTTTCCTTTCTTTTATGTGTGGCGATCATTTTTGTCGGCAGTGCCCACCTGCGGGCAACTATTCAATCAATGGAAGAAAAAGCGGCGGAAACCGATGAAACCGGAACGCAAGAGGCGGGGAATGGGAATGGGGACGGATCCGCCGAAACGGGGGAA includes:
- a CDS encoding tyrosine-protein phosphatase, which produces MIDIHCHILPGVDDGAQSLEESVEMAREAVKEGIEKIIVTPHHKLRAFDNPRSKVSEKTAELNSVFADEGIPLSLSVGQEIRIFGELPEELETGEIAPLNDSRYLLIEFPSNHVPSYTDRLFYELQLKGYVPVIAHPERNQQLTEQPDKLYDLVEKGALSQVTAASVCGLFGKKIQDFSFRLIEANLVHFVASDAHNTGSRGFRMAEAFDAIEKKFGLDTLGIFLENGRLAAENQTVYKEIPEKIKRKRLFGIF
- a CDS encoding CpsD/CapB family tyrosine-protein kinase, whose translation is MAKAKRKGMHQHRRGLIAKQDPKSPITEQYRTIRTNIQFSAVDQEIRSIVVTSTAPGEGKSTTIANLAIVFAQQGKRVLLIDADMRKPTVHITFQFTNTIGLTNVLTKQASVLEAVRKTDVENLYVMTSGPIPPNPAEILASQSMHDLLKEAEKHFDYVLFDAPPILAVTDAQILANLCDGTLFVVSSGKTERDYAVKAKELLLAANGKLLGAILNNKKEVKQSYYYYYGS
- a CDS encoding YveK family protein: MEETISLKELFETLKKRLALILAITFLSTAIAGIISYFFITPVYQVSTQLLVNRSQTNEYYNISEVQANLQLVNTYNVIITSPRILDKVIDELDLDLSVNELKEKINVQSEKDSQVVNVSVEDEDPKRAVTIANKIAEVFQREVISLMKVDNVSILAKAELPKELTPVKPKPLLNMAIAFVVGLMLGVGLAFLLEYLDNTIKTEEDIQKYLELPVLGVISTFDSSSANGQTIKSRSHSRKRG
- a CDS encoding sugar transferase, translated to MEVTTSNESTIVKQNSNSLIFQQVKPNDSRAYLVTKRILDIALSVLGIIFLSPLFIIVAILIKLEDRNGPVIFKQVRVGKDGKEFTMYKFRSMVANAEELKPKLMSQNEVTGPVFKIKNDPRVTKVGRFIRKTSIDELPQLFNVLKGEMTLVGPRPPLPEEVAQYTSYEWQRLSVRPGLTCYWQVYGRNSLPFEEWVRLDLKYIQERNLIVDIKLILRTVFVLFGSKNAY